A window of the Arachis duranensis cultivar V14167 chromosome 5, aradu.V14167.gnm2.J7QH, whole genome shotgun sequence genome harbors these coding sequences:
- the LOC107488981 gene encoding uncharacterized protein LOC107488981, with the protein MDLDDRIVQLEKEKQETLEQHAKRPCVRGNTSSEEEDEEKVVEDTAASDEEEEEEETEDDTDSDSDSEYVPFTPRRLMTDEEIREHRRQVAESNGFDVDWFEGILPGSIKPYTLTEANRPPLIEFSKKALKVYNESNNTTFIFDKLIKSNAQCVAGTMFYITFGAQSGNIHGTFRARVWKKIMNEGSQVMSCEKYIEQHV; encoded by the exons ATGGATTTGGATGATCGTATCGTGCAATTGGAGAAAGAGAAACAAGAGACTCTGGAGCAGCACGCCAAAAGGCCTTGTGTCAGAGGCAATACCTCCtccgaagaagaagatgaagagaaagtTGTTGAGGATACGGCTGCCTCtgacgaagaagaagaggaggaagagacaGAAGATGATACTGATTCCGATTCTGATTCCGAATATGTGCCGTTTACGCCTAGACGTTTAATGACTGATGAAGAAATTCGTGAACATCGGAGGCAGGTTGCTGAAAGCAAC GGATTCGATGTTGACTGGTTTGAAGGCATTCTACCTGGTTCAATTAAGCCCTATACGTTGACCGAAGCAAACCGCCCTCCATTGATAGAATTTTCCAAGAAAGCTTTGAAAGTCTACAATGAGAGCAAT AATACaacttttatatttgataagCTTATCAAATCAAATGCTCAATGTGTTGCTGGCACAATGTTCTACATTACTTTTGGGGCGCAATCTGGCAATATACATGGAACCTTTCGTGCTAGGGTCTGGAAAAAGATAATGAACGAAGGTTCGCAGGTTATGTCTTGTGAGAAGTATATTGAGCAGCATGTGTGA